The Hyalangium gracile genome has a window encoding:
- the nrfH gene encoding cytochrome c nitrite reductase small subunit yields the protein MSRAFRRRAIILLSILVGGAVGAASFTFAYAKGTSYLTDDPAACANCHVMNEQYAGWRKASHRHVAVCNDCHAPKAFLGKYATKALNGWHHSVAFTTGDFHEPIRITARNREVTEGQCRACHEDIVQAIDPAHGQAPAGASTPAAQEPISCIRCHASVGHPEE from the coding sequence ATGTCCCGGGCATTCCGACGCAGGGCCATCATCCTCCTCAGCATCCTCGTTGGCGGCGCGGTGGGTGCCGCGAGCTTCACGTTCGCCTATGCCAAGGGGACCTCCTACCTGACGGATGACCCGGCGGCGTGCGCCAACTGCCATGTGATGAACGAGCAGTACGCGGGCTGGCGCAAGGCCAGCCACCGCCACGTGGCCGTCTGCAACGACTGCCATGCCCCGAAGGCCTTCCTGGGCAAGTACGCGACGAAGGCCCTCAACGGCTGGCATCACTCGGTGGCCTTCACGACCGGGGACTTCCACGAGCCCATCCGCATCACCGCGCGCAACCGCGAGGTGACCGAGGGCCAGTGCCGCGCCTGCCATGAGGACATCGTCCAGGCCATCGATCCGGCGCATGGCCAGGCCCCCGCGGGAGCCTCCACTCCCGCCGCGCAAGAGCCCATCTCCTGCATCCGCTGCCACGCCTCGGTGGGTCACCCCGAGGAGTGA
- a CDS encoding ammonia-forming cytochrome c nitrite reductase subunit c552 — MSSTAPSEARSLRRRVLALYIAVGLVSALAIVLVIALLINISQRKHEAKNPFFRVVELTDDTVDPEVWGKNFPLQYDGYKRTVDQVRTRYGGSEAVPRTPTKADPRTVVAQSRLEEDPRLKTMWAGYAFAKDFREERGHAHMLEDQLFTERQQVTQQPGTCLNCHASVYTAYKKLGDGDLKKGFEKLNAMPYFEARRNVEHPVSCIDCHDPATMQLRVTRVAFMEGMARLKASQGIQNYDVNRDATRQEMRAFVCGQCHDEYYFQGKEKRLTYPWDKGLKIENILAYYEENGHKDWTHAETGAPALKAQHPEFELWNQGIHARSGVACADCHMPYERVGALKISDHHVRSPLLNINRACQPCHHFSEEELRSRAEAIQERTFNLRNQAMDALVGLIEDTKAARAAGKSEAELAPVHALQRRAQFMLDFIEAENSMGFHAPQEAARILAESANISRQGQILLRDPKFQPQLPGQPPPKAGDASAAPGNPASSTPEKPASH, encoded by the coding sequence GTGTCCTCGACCGCTCCCTCCGAAGCCCGAAGCCTCCGACGCCGCGTGCTGGCGCTCTACATCGCCGTGGGGCTCGTCTCCGCGCTGGCCATCGTGCTGGTCATCGCCCTGCTCATCAACATCTCCCAACGCAAGCACGAGGCGAAGAACCCCTTCTTCCGCGTGGTGGAGCTGACCGACGACACGGTGGACCCGGAGGTGTGGGGCAAGAACTTCCCCCTCCAGTACGACGGGTACAAGCGCACCGTGGATCAGGTGCGCACGCGCTACGGCGGCAGCGAGGCGGTGCCCCGTACGCCCACCAAGGCCGACCCGCGCACGGTGGTGGCGCAGAGCCGCCTGGAGGAGGACCCGCGGCTGAAGACGATGTGGGCCGGCTATGCCTTCGCCAAGGACTTCCGCGAGGAGCGCGGCCACGCGCACATGCTGGAGGACCAGCTCTTCACCGAGCGCCAGCAGGTGACGCAGCAGCCGGGCACCTGCCTCAACTGCCACGCCTCCGTGTACACCGCGTACAAGAAGCTGGGCGACGGGGACCTGAAGAAGGGCTTCGAGAAGCTCAACGCGATGCCGTACTTCGAGGCCCGCAGGAACGTGGAGCACCCGGTGTCCTGCATCGACTGCCATGACCCGGCGACGATGCAGCTGCGCGTCACCCGGGTGGCCTTCATGGAGGGCATGGCGCGGCTCAAGGCCTCGCAGGGCATCCAGAACTACGACGTGAACCGGGACGCCACGCGCCAGGAGATGCGCGCCTTCGTCTGCGGCCAGTGCCACGACGAGTACTACTTCCAGGGCAAGGAGAAGCGCCTGACGTACCCGTGGGACAAGGGGCTGAAGATCGAGAACATCCTCGCCTACTACGAGGAGAACGGGCACAAGGACTGGACGCACGCGGAGACGGGGGCGCCAGCGCTCAAGGCGCAGCACCCGGAGTTCGAGCTGTGGAACCAGGGCATCCACGCGCGCTCGGGCGTGGCATGCGCCGACTGCCACATGCCCTACGAGCGCGTGGGCGCGCTGAAGATCAGCGACCACCACGTGCGCAGCCCGCTGCTGAACATCAACCGGGCGTGCCAGCCCTGCCATCACTTCTCCGAGGAGGAACTGCGCTCGCGGGCGGAGGCCATCCAGGAGCGGACCTTCAACCTGCGCAACCAGGCGATGGATGCGCTGGTGGGGCTCATCGAGGACACGAAGGCGGCGCGCGCGGCGGGCAAGTCGGAGGCGGAGCTGGCGCCCGTGCATGCGCTGCAGCGGCGCGCGCAGTTCATGCTGGACTTCATCGAGGCGGAGAACTCCATGGGGTTCCACGCGCCGCAGGAGGCCGCCCGCATCCTCGCCGAGTCCGCGAACATCTCCCGGCAGGGGCAGATCCTCCTGAGGGATCCGAAGTTCCAGCCGCAGCTGCCGGGCCAGCCTCCGCCGAAGGCCGGGGACGCGAGCGCGGCCCCGGGCAACCCTGCCTCCTCCACGCCGGAGAAGCCCGCCTCCCACTGA